The proteins below are encoded in one region of Sphingobium yanoikuyae:
- the istB gene encoding IS21-like element helper ATPase IstB, giving the protein MRHDPASGAIVVMLRSLKMHGMAQAVTDLMEQGSPAFEAAIPILSQLLKAETAEREVRSVAYQLKIARFPVYRDLAGFDFTSSEVNEALVRQLHRCDFIDIADNIVLVGGPGTGKSHVATALGIQAIEHHRKRVRFFSTVELVNALEQEKAQGKAGQIANRLLHSDLVILDELGYLPFSASGGALLFHLLSKLYERTSVIITTNLSFSEWATVFGDAKMTTALLDRLTHHCHILETGNDSFRFKNSSAKQARTQRRKPRVDPPMTPET; this is encoded by the coding sequence ATGCGTCATGACCCTGCCAGCGGCGCCATCGTCGTCATGCTCCGCAGCCTCAAGATGCATGGCATGGCGCAGGCCGTCACCGATCTCATGGAACAGGGATCTCCAGCCTTCGAAGCCGCCATCCCGATCCTCTCCCAGTTGCTCAAAGCCGAGACAGCAGAACGGGAGGTTCGGTCTGTGGCCTATCAGCTCAAGATCGCGCGCTTCCCTGTCTATCGCGATCTGGCCGGCTTCGACTTTACCAGTAGCGAGGTCAATGAAGCTCTAGTGCGTCAGTTGCATCGCTGCGACTTCATCGACATCGCCGACAATATCGTGCTGGTCGGCGGTCCTGGCACCGGCAAGAGCCATGTGGCAACGGCGCTGGGCATCCAGGCCATCGAACATCATCGAAAGCGCGTCCGCTTCTTCTCGACGGTCGAACTGGTCAATGCGCTCGAGCAGGAAAAAGCACAGGGCAAGGCCGGTCAGATCGCCAATCGCCTCCTGCACTCCGATCTCGTTATCCTGGATGAGCTTGGATATCTGCCGTTCAGTGCTTCAGGTGGCGCGCTGCTCTTCCATCTACTGAGCAAACTCTACGAGCGCACCAGCGTCATCATCACCACAAACCTGAGCTTCAGCGAATGGGCCACCGTGTTCGGCGACGCCAAAATGACCACGGCGCTTCTCGATCGGCTTACCCATCACTGCCACATCCTGGAGACCGGCAACGATAGCTTCCGCTTCAAAAACAGCTCTGCCAAGCAGGCCAGAACCCAAAGGAGAAAACCACGGGTTGACCCACCCATGACACCCGAAACATAA
- a CDS encoding recombinase family protein, whose product MGRKFGYARISSDQGQDLASQRVMLEELGAMVVFSDIGSGSTLVGRDGLDSLLKLLEPGDEVISLHPDRIGRDTADLLIVGKRIVERKAVLRIHDPQIVFDGSDFMGEVLLTLFGMVGSIEKHFIKARQRRGIEAAKAKGIYKGRPPSIDPVRVRELHQQGMGPTAIAKNLKIARASVYRALAA is encoded by the coding sequence ATGGGCAGGAAGTTTGGGTATGCACGGATTTCTTCGGATCAGGGACAAGACCTCGCCAGCCAGCGCGTGATGCTGGAGGAGTTGGGCGCGATGGTTGTGTTCAGCGATATCGGCAGCGGATCGACCCTCGTTGGCCGCGATGGGCTCGACAGCCTCCTGAAGCTCCTTGAACCCGGCGACGAGGTCATTTCACTTCATCCAGACAGAATTGGGCGCGACACCGCCGATCTCCTCATCGTCGGCAAGCGCATCGTCGAGCGCAAGGCGGTGCTGCGCATCCATGATCCTCAGATCGTGTTCGACGGATCGGACTTCATGGGAGAGGTCTTGCTGACGCTGTTCGGCATGGTCGGCTCGATCGAGAAACACTTCATCAAAGCCCGCCAGCGCCGGGGTATCGAAGCCGCCAAGGCAAAGGGCATCTATAAAGGTCGGCCGCCCTCGATCGACCCGGTCCGGGTTCGCGAACTTCATCAACAAGGCATGGGGCCGACCGCCATCGCCAAGAACCTCAAGATCGCACGCGCCTCAGTCTACCGCGCTCTCGCCGCCTGA
- a CDS encoding right-handed parallel beta-helix repeat-containing protein has product MRILSTLLLVSAAITASAFAQSAPAPFTLAENGRRFASLADAIGAIGDGKGTVIVAPGTYRQCAAQNGGEVTIKAATPGSAIFDGAICEEKAALVLRGRATMVDGLIFQNLRVPDGNGSGIRLEKGNLSVSNSLFRNSEEGILTGEDRGATVMIDKSTFRHLGRCDRDLDCAHGIYIGRVARLSVTRSRFDQGDGGHYLKSRAAQVDIRDNSFDDSGGHLTNYMIDLSNGASGQIVGNDMVQGKDKDNWSAFITIAPEGREQDSSALVIEGNKAGFVPGLARGSTFVANFTDDVVRIGQNQLAPSMKVKDRR; this is encoded by the coding sequence ATGCGCATCCTCTCGACCCTGCTGCTGGTGTCCGCAGCCATCACCGCATCGGCCTTTGCCCAGAGCGCGCCGGCCCCTTTCACGCTCGCTGAAAATGGGCGGCGCTTTGCCTCGCTCGCCGATGCGATCGGCGCGATCGGCGATGGCAAGGGCACGGTCATCGTCGCGCCGGGCACCTATCGCCAGTGTGCGGCGCAGAATGGCGGCGAGGTGACGATCAAGGCGGCGACGCCCGGCAGTGCGATCTTCGACGGCGCGATCTGCGAGGAAAAGGCGGCCCTTGTGCTGCGCGGCCGCGCCACCATGGTCGACGGCCTGATCTTCCAGAATCTGCGCGTGCCCGACGGCAATGGCTCGGGCATCCGCCTGGAAAAGGGCAATCTGTCCGTCAGCAACAGCCTGTTCCGCAACAGCGAGGAAGGCATTCTGACCGGCGAGGATCGCGGCGCCACGGTCATGATCGACAAGTCGACCTTCCGTCACCTGGGCCGTTGCGATCGCGATCTCGATTGCGCCCATGGCATCTATATCGGCCGGGTCGCGCGCCTTAGCGTCACCCGTTCGCGCTTCGACCAGGGCGATGGCGGCCATTATCTCAAGAGCCGCGCCGCGCAGGTCGATATCCGCGACAACAGCTTTGACGACAGCGGCGGCCATCTCACCAATTACATGATCGACCTCAGCAACGGGGCCAGCGGTCAGATCGTCGGCAACGACATGGTGCAGGGCAAGGACAAGGATAATTGGTCCGCCTTCATCACCATTGCGCCGGAAGGCCGCGAGCAGGACAGCAGCGCCCTGGTGATCGAGGGGAACAAGGCCGGCTTCGTTCCGGGACTTGCGCGCGGCTCGACCTTCGTCGCCAATTTTACCGACGATGTCGTCCGTATCGGCCAGAACCAGCTTGCCCCCAGCATGAAGGTCAAGGACCGGCGCTGA
- the ahpF gene encoding alkyl hydroperoxide reductase subunit F — MLDANLKGQLKAYLANITQPIELVASLDEGAKSREMNELLTEIAELSDKVSLATGNDKRKPSFMIRRVGTDIGVTFAGLPMGHEFTSLVLALLQVGGHPSKAAQDVIQQVKDLDGDFAFETYFSLSCQNCPDVVQALNLMSVLNPRISHVAIDGGLFKDEVDARKVMAVPTIFLNGEPFGQGRMELEQIVAKIDSGAEAKAAEKIRKQDPFEVLVVGGGPAGAAAAIYSARKGIRTGVAAERFGGQVLDTMDIENFISVSRTEGPKLASALEAHVKDYDVEIMNLQKAAKLIPAKTEGGYHEVVLENGASLKGRTIILSTGARWRQMGVPGEDEYRNKGVAYCPHCDGPLFKGKRVAVIGGGNSGVEAAIDLAGIVAHVTLIEFDSQLRADAVLQRKLASLPNVKIITSALTTKVNGNGERVSGLSYKDRNSGTEHDVELEGIFVQIGLVPNTEWLKDTIALSPRGEIEIDARGETSQPGIFAAGDCTTVPYKQIVIAMGAGSTAALSAFDYLIRLPTAEEAAEAA, encoded by the coding sequence ATGTTGGACGCAAATCTCAAGGGGCAGTTGAAGGCCTATCTGGCGAACATCACCCAGCCGATCGAGCTGGTGGCTTCGCTGGATGAAGGCGCCAAATCGCGCGAAATGAACGAATTGCTGACCGAAATCGCCGAGCTTTCGGACAAGGTCAGCCTCGCCACCGGCAATGACAAGCGCAAGCCCAGCTTCATGATCCGCCGCGTCGGCACCGATATCGGCGTCACCTTCGCCGGCCTGCCGATGGGCCATGAATTCACCTCGCTGGTGCTCGCCCTGCTGCAGGTCGGAGGTCATCCGTCCAAGGCCGCGCAGGACGTCATCCAGCAGGTCAAGGATCTGGACGGCGATTTCGCCTTCGAAACCTATTTCTCGCTGTCGTGCCAGAACTGCCCCGACGTGGTGCAGGCGCTGAACCTGATGAGCGTCTTGAACCCCCGGATCAGCCATGTCGCGATCGACGGCGGCCTGTTCAAGGATGAGGTCGACGCCCGCAAGGTCATGGCCGTGCCGACCATCTTCCTCAACGGCGAACCCTTCGGCCAGGGCCGGATGGAGCTGGAGCAGATCGTCGCCAAGATCGACAGCGGTGCCGAGGCGAAGGCTGCGGAGAAGATCCGCAAGCAGGATCCGTTCGAGGTGCTGGTGGTCGGCGGCGGCCCCGCCGGCGCGGCGGCGGCCATCTATTCGGCACGCAAGGGCATTCGGACAGGTGTGGCGGCGGAACGCTTCGGCGGCCAGGTGCTCGACACCATGGATATCGAGAATTTCATCTCGGTCAGCCGTACCGAAGGGCCCAAGCTTGCCTCGGCGCTGGAAGCGCACGTCAAGGATTATGACGTCGAGATCATGAACCTGCAGAAGGCGGCGAAGCTGATCCCGGCCAAGACCGAAGGCGGCTATCATGAGGTCGTGCTGGAAAATGGCGCGTCGCTGAAGGGCCGCACCATCATCCTGTCGACCGGCGCCCGCTGGCGCCAGATGGGCGTGCCCGGTGAAGACGAATATCGCAACAAGGGCGTGGCTTACTGCCCGCACTGCGATGGTCCGCTGTTCAAGGGCAAGCGCGTGGCGGTGATCGGCGGCGGCAATAGCGGCGTGGAAGCCGCGATCGACCTGGCCGGCATCGTCGCCCATGTCACGCTGATCGAGTTCGACAGCCAGCTCCGCGCCGACGCGGTGCTGCAGCGCAAGCTCGCCAGCCTGCCCAACGTCAAGATCATCACCTCGGCGCTGACCACCAAGGTGAACGGCAATGGCGAGCGGGTGAGCGGCCTCAGCTACAAGGATCGCAACAGCGGCACCGAGCATGATGTCGAGCTGGAAGGCATTTTCGTCCAGATCGGCCTGGTGCCCAACACCGAATGGCTCAAGGACACGATCGCGCTCTCGCCCCGTGGCGAGATCGAGATCGATGCGCGCGGCGAAACCAGCCAGCCCGGCATCTTCGCTGCCGGCGACTGCACAACCGTGCCCTATAAGCAGATCGTGATCGCCATGGGTGCGGGGTCAACCGCAGCCCTGTCGGCCTTCGACTATCTGATCCGTCTGCCCACCGCCGAGGAAGCAGCCGAGGCAGCCTGA
- the ahpC gene encoding alkyl hydroperoxide reductase subunit C, whose product MALINTPLQPFKATAFKEGKFVDVTDADVKGKWAVFFFYPADFTFVCPTELEDLADIYPTLQGMGVEVYSVSTDTHFCHKAWHDTSPAIGKINYYMLGDQNHDISNQFGVLREGVGLADRGTFVLDPEGVIQLVEITPEGVGRNAAELLRKIKALQYWTSHPGEVCPAKWEEGAETLAPSLDLVGKI is encoded by the coding sequence ATGGCTCTCATCAACACCCCCCTGCAGCCTTTCAAGGCAACCGCTTTCAAGGAAGGCAAGTTCGTCGACGTCACGGATGCCGACGTCAAGGGCAAGTGGGCCGTCTTCTTCTTCTACCCGGCCGACTTCACCTTCGTCTGCCCGACCGAGCTGGAAGACCTGGCCGACATCTACCCCACCCTGCAGGGCATGGGCGTGGAAGTTTACTCGGTGTCCACCGACACCCATTTCTGCCACAAGGCCTGGCACGACACCTCGCCGGCCATCGGCAAGATCAACTATTACATGCTGGGTGACCAGAACCACGACATCTCGAACCAGTTCGGCGTGCTGCGCGAAGGCGTCGGCCTGGCCGATCGCGGCACCTTCGTGCTCGATCCGGAAGGCGTGATCCAGCTGGTCGAAATCACCCCCGAGGGCGTGGGTCGCAACGCGGCCGAGCTGCTGCGCAAGATCAAGGCGCTGCAGTATTGGACCAGCCATCCGGGCGAAGTCTGCCCCGCCAAGTGGGAAGAAGGCGCGGAAACCCTCGCCCCCTCGCTCGACCTCGTCGGCAAGATCTAA
- the betI gene encoding transcriptional regulator BetI — protein MRAKFVRESADVRRQALIDATAKCLAEKGVAGTSVRAICAAAGVSSGLLTHYFEGVDALILATYRDVGQRVSQAMDDAIIGAGDDPLDRLRAFLQANFREPVLDADLLATWIAFWSLINSNTDVAAAHADIYAASRAQLEGLVAAAAPAFSPAQVRLKAIGLTALVDGLWLEYCLDPTSFSAAEAQQLVERAMGHALRDQ, from the coding sequence GTGAGAGCGAAATTCGTACGGGAGTCCGCCGATGTCCGGCGGCAGGCACTGATCGACGCAACGGCAAAATGTCTGGCGGAAAAGGGCGTGGCAGGCACCTCTGTCCGTGCCATCTGCGCCGCCGCGGGCGTGTCGTCCGGGCTGCTGACCCATTATTTCGAGGGTGTCGATGCGCTGATCCTGGCCACCTATCGCGATGTCGGGCAGCGCGTGTCCCAGGCGATGGACGATGCGATCATAGGCGCGGGCGATGATCCGCTGGACCGGCTGCGCGCCTTTCTCCAGGCCAATTTCCGCGAGCCCGTGCTGGACGCCGACCTGCTCGCCACCTGGATCGCCTTCTGGAGCCTGATCAATTCAAACACTGATGTCGCGGCCGCCCATGCCGACATCTATGCCGCCTCGCGCGCGCAGCTGGAGGGGCTGGTCGCCGCCGCCGCGCCGGCCTTCTCCCCCGCGCAGGTACGGCTCAAGGCCATCGGCCTGACGGCTCTGGTCGACGGGCTGTGGCTGGAATATTGCCTGGACCCCACCAGTTTCAGCGCGGCAGAGGCGCAGCAGCTGGTCGAACGAGCCATGGGTCATGCCCTCCGGGATCAATGA